Proteins from a genomic interval of Zingiber officinale cultivar Zhangliang chromosome 1B, Zo_v1.1, whole genome shotgun sequence:
- the LOC122055713 gene encoding uncharacterized protein LOC122055713 isoform X5: MVGVVPRLCDLIRVSLSPYLEPKPFSLTKESEKDLLISLSRVRKAIQRWNDESEFDGNPEKDADCHFHVTCCIYVNQQTEVGSNCFMDIVSTMVPFLGLESGFVRHLVGKLFVDMSNLLAVCRTKWIRFVRLLWISHGIAMSSIISSSPMSTRSIHIPNESWLQSFMKSEWVRMENSAFDISTFVDLLHLKVFEINLFMVEGLFQIFRNILKSSKNDINNLKGAYTYIALSSLLKMPWSWLNEIHTRHISSGEDGLLGSKNFLPRPTNMISGIILQLLCSLCEQKDLIDAEGVSAGGHVIYTEFAELVIKLLPGFFEHLRCKTNLSRYLKHKLLDNVSHLVLWLELLKHNFQDLLYMPISDCSVGPATVVKESPFLANFDDGDKLQNLCTKHLWRQITFLFLHCCFRLVHFDKKSGYQFHCEAQSSCVTSPLKVCGKLGTSMGLMQFFEWLQRLFPLENIVDYESFRESCCTFAAFFLQLYLEEDDMLFDILLQLLDAPVINLQICSCSSGEEIHFEEEKKSAVFVISSIFNPIYLFHVFLLLLHYDHLVLVDYLISKDTGIRFLQYLLRCLRVICTFWQTFMELSTFEGEKSQPRHKRRKIMYDKLESAPSSSTTKGLMPSELFSVSDADKSILQPNFENAKVCLLNLKKTVEDLHRKDLFPYNPEPLIRRFVMLLYDISFL, encoded by the exons ATGGTCGGCGTCGTCCCTCGTCTCTGCGATCTCATACGCGTCTCTCTAAGTCCCTACCTG GAGCCAAAGCCCTTCTCACTGACCAAGGAGTCCGAGAAGGATCTCCTGATCTCTCTTTCTCGC GTTCGCAAGGCAATCCAGCGATGGAATGATGAATCCGAATTCGATGGAAATCCG GAAAAAGATGCTGATTGTCACTTCCATGTCACATGTTGTATATATGTCAATCAACAGACTGAAGTTGGAAGCAATTGCTTCATGGATATTGTTTCTACAATG GTTCCTTTCTTGGGTCTTGAAAGTGGATTTGTTAGGCATCTAGTGGGAAAACTTTTTGTAGACATGTCAAATCTTCTAGCTGTGTGT AGGACCAAATGGATCAGGTTCGTGCGCTTGCTATGGATCAGCCATGGGATAGCAATGTCAAGTATCATTTCAAGCTCACCTATGTCAACTAGATCTATTCATATCCCAAATGAAAGCTGGTTGCAGTCCTTTATGAAATCTGAATGGGTTAGAATGGAAAATTCAGCTTTTGATATTTCAACCTTTGTTGATCTTTTGCACTTAAAAGTCTTTGAAATTAACTTGTTTATGGTGGAAGGTCTCTTCCAAATCTTCCGCAACATTCTAAAATCTTCAAAAAATGATATAAATAATCTCAAAGGAGCATATACATATATTGCTTTATCATCACTCCTGAAGATGCCATGGAGTTGGTTGAATGAAATTCATACTAGACATATTAGTTCTGGAGAAGATGGATTGCTTGGTAGTAAAAACTTTCTGCCAAGGCCCACAAATATGATTTCAGGGATAATTCTTCAACTTCTCTGTTCCTTGTGTGAGCAAAAGGATCTTATAGATGCTGAGGGTGTTTCTGCTGGAGGCCATGTCATATATACTGAGTTTGCAGAGCTAGTGATTAAGCTTCTGCCAGGTTTCTTTGAGCACCTTAGATGCAAGACGAACCTCTCCAGATACTTGAAACACAAGTTACTG GACAATGTTTCCCACCTTGTTTTGTGGCTAGAGTTGCTTAAACACAATTTTCAAGATCTCCTATACATGCCCATATCGGATTGTTCTGTTGGTCCTGCAACTGTTGTAAAAGAATCTCCATTTTTGGCTAATTTTGATGATGGGGACAAGTTGCAGAATTTATGTACCAAACACTTGTGGAGACAGATAACTTTTCTCTTTCTCCATTGTTGCTTCAGATTGGTCCACTTTGACAAGAAATCTGGCTACCAATTTCATTGTGAAGCACAATCTTCATGTGTCACTTCTCCATTGAAAGTCTGTGGCAAACTTGGCACCTCAATGGGcttaatgcaattttttgagTGGCTTCAAAGATTATTTCCACTGGAAAATATTGTGGACTATGAAAGTTTCAGGGAATCATGTTGCACTTTTGCTGCATTCTTCTTACAACTTTATTTGGAGGAG GATGACATGCTATTTGATATCTTGTTGCAACTTTTGGATGCCCCAGTCATTAACTTACAGAT ttGCAGCTGCAGTAGTGGAGAGGAAATACATtttgaggaggagaagaagagtgcTGTTTTTGTTATTTCCAGCATCTTTAACCCTATTTACCTTTTCCATGTGTTTCTTTTGCTG TTACATTATGATCATCTGGTGCTTGTTGACTATCTAATTTCAAAAGATACAGGAATTCGTTTTCTGCAGTATCTTTTAAG GTGTCTACGAGTGATTTGCACATTCTGGCAAACTTTTATGGAGTTGTCAACATTTGAGGGTGAAAAGAGTCAGCCTAGGCACAAGAGAAGAAAGataatgtatgataaattagAATCAGCACCTTCAAGTTCAACAACTAAAGGGCTAATGCCATCAGAGCTTTTCAGTGTTAGTGATGCAGATAAGAGCATATTGCAACCAAATTTTGAAAATGCTAAAGTTTGTTTGCTTAACTTGAAGAAAACTGTGGAAGATCTTCATCGAAAGGATTTATTTCCTTACAATCCAGAGCCCCTTATTAGAAGGTTTGTGATGTTATTATATGATATATCTTTCCTATGA
- the LOC122055713 gene encoding uncharacterized protein LOC122055713 isoform X3, whose protein sequence is MVGVVPRLCDLIRVSLSPYLEPKPFSLTKESEKDLLISLSRVRKAIQRWNDESEFDGNPEKDADCHFHVTCCIYVNQQTEVGSNCFMDIVSTMVPFLGLESGFVRHLVGKLFVDMSNLLAVCRTKWIRFVRLLWISHGIAMSSIISSSPMSTRSIHIPNESWLQSFMKSEWVRMENSAFDISTFVDLLHLKVFEINLFMVEGLFQIFRNILKSSKNDINNLKGAYTYIALSSLLKMPWSWLNEIHTRHISSGEDGLLGSKNFLPRPTNMISGIILQLLCSLCEQKDLIDAEGVSAGGHVIYTEFAELVIKLLPGFFEHLRCKTNLSRYLKHKLLMLMTRLRSHVQDNVSHLVLWLELLKHNFQDLLYMPISDCSVGPATVVKESPFLANFDDGDKLQNLCTKHLWRQITFLFLHCCFRLVHFDKKSGYQFHCEAQSSCVTSPLKVCGKLGTSMGLMQFFEWLQRLFPLENIVDYESFRESCCTFAAFFLQLYLEEDDMLFDILLQLLDAPVINLQICSSGEEIHFEEEKKSAVFVISSIFNPIYLFHVFLLLLHYDHLVLVDYLISKDTGIRFLQYLLRCLRVICTFWQTFMELSTFEGEKSQPRHKRRKIMYDKLESAPSSSTTKGLMPSELFSVSDADKSILQPNFENAKVCLLNLKKTVEDLHRKDLFPYNPEPLIRRFVMLLYDISFL, encoded by the exons ATGGTCGGCGTCGTCCCTCGTCTCTGCGATCTCATACGCGTCTCTCTAAGTCCCTACCTG GAGCCAAAGCCCTTCTCACTGACCAAGGAGTCCGAGAAGGATCTCCTGATCTCTCTTTCTCGC GTTCGCAAGGCAATCCAGCGATGGAATGATGAATCCGAATTCGATGGAAATCCG GAAAAAGATGCTGATTGTCACTTCCATGTCACATGTTGTATATATGTCAATCAACAGACTGAAGTTGGAAGCAATTGCTTCATGGATATTGTTTCTACAATG GTTCCTTTCTTGGGTCTTGAAAGTGGATTTGTTAGGCATCTAGTGGGAAAACTTTTTGTAGACATGTCAAATCTTCTAGCTGTGTGT AGGACCAAATGGATCAGGTTCGTGCGCTTGCTATGGATCAGCCATGGGATAGCAATGTCAAGTATCATTTCAAGCTCACCTATGTCAACTAGATCTATTCATATCCCAAATGAAAGCTGGTTGCAGTCCTTTATGAAATCTGAATGGGTTAGAATGGAAAATTCAGCTTTTGATATTTCAACCTTTGTTGATCTTTTGCACTTAAAAGTCTTTGAAATTAACTTGTTTATGGTGGAAGGTCTCTTCCAAATCTTCCGCAACATTCTAAAATCTTCAAAAAATGATATAAATAATCTCAAAGGAGCATATACATATATTGCTTTATCATCACTCCTGAAGATGCCATGGAGTTGGTTGAATGAAATTCATACTAGACATATTAGTTCTGGAGAAGATGGATTGCTTGGTAGTAAAAACTTTCTGCCAAGGCCCACAAATATGATTTCAGGGATAATTCTTCAACTTCTCTGTTCCTTGTGTGAGCAAAAGGATCTTATAGATGCTGAGGGTGTTTCTGCTGGAGGCCATGTCATATATACTGAGTTTGCAGAGCTAGTGATTAAGCTTCTGCCAGGTTTCTTTGAGCACCTTAGATGCAAGACGAACCTCTCCAGATACTTGAAACACAAGTTACTG ATGTTGATGACTAGACTTAGGTCTCATGTGCAGGACAATGTTTCCCACCTTGTTTTGTGGCTAGAGTTGCTTAAACACAATTTTCAAGATCTCCTATACATGCCCATATCGGATTGTTCTGTTGGTCCTGCAACTGTTGTAAAAGAATCTCCATTTTTGGCTAATTTTGATGATGGGGACAAGTTGCAGAATTTATGTACCAAACACTTGTGGAGACAGATAACTTTTCTCTTTCTCCATTGTTGCTTCAGATTGGTCCACTTTGACAAGAAATCTGGCTACCAATTTCATTGTGAAGCACAATCTTCATGTGTCACTTCTCCATTGAAAGTCTGTGGCAAACTTGGCACCTCAATGGGcttaatgcaattttttgagTGGCTTCAAAGATTATTTCCACTGGAAAATATTGTGGACTATGAAAGTTTCAGGGAATCATGTTGCACTTTTGCTGCATTCTTCTTACAACTTTATTTGGAGGAG GATGACATGCTATTTGATATCTTGTTGCAACTTTTGGATGCCCCAGTCATTAACTTACAGAT CTGCAGTAGTGGAGAGGAAATACATtttgaggaggagaagaagagtgcTGTTTTTGTTATTTCCAGCATCTTTAACCCTATTTACCTTTTCCATGTGTTTCTTTTGCTG TTACATTATGATCATCTGGTGCTTGTTGACTATCTAATTTCAAAAGATACAGGAATTCGTTTTCTGCAGTATCTTTTAAG GTGTCTACGAGTGATTTGCACATTCTGGCAAACTTTTATGGAGTTGTCAACATTTGAGGGTGAAAAGAGTCAGCCTAGGCACAAGAGAAGAAAGataatgtatgataaattagAATCAGCACCTTCAAGTTCAACAACTAAAGGGCTAATGCCATCAGAGCTTTTCAGTGTTAGTGATGCAGATAAGAGCATATTGCAACCAAATTTTGAAAATGCTAAAGTTTGTTTGCTTAACTTGAAGAAAACTGTGGAAGATCTTCATCGAAAGGATTTATTTCCTTACAATCCAGAGCCCCTTATTAGAAGGTTTGTGATGTTATTATATGATATATCTTTCCTATGA
- the LOC122055713 gene encoding uncharacterized protein LOC122055713 isoform X6: protein MVGVVPRLCDLIRVSLSPYLEPKPFSLTKESEKDLLISLSRVRKAIQRWNDESEFDGNPEKDADCHFHVTCCIYVNQQTEVGSNCFMDIVSTMVPFLGLESGFVRHLVGKLFVDMSNLLAVCRTKWIRFVRLLWISHGIAMSSIISSSPMSTRSIHIPNESWLQSFMKSEWVRMENSAFDISTFVDLLHLKVFEINLFMVEGLFQIFRNILKSSKNDINNLKGAYTYIALSSLLKMPWSWLNEIHTRHISSGEDGLLGSKNFLPRPTNMISGIILQLLCSLCEQKDLIDAEGVSAGGHVIYTEFAELVIKLLPGFFEHLRCKTNLSRYLKHKLLMLMTRLRSHVQDNVSHLVLWLELLKHNFQDLLYMPISDCSVGPATVVKESPFLANFDDGDKLQNLCTKHLWRQITFLFLHCCFRLVHFDKKSGYQFHCEAQSSCVTSPLKVCGKLGTSMGLMQFFEWLQRLFPLENIVDYESFRESCCTFAAFFLQLYLEEDDMLFDILLQLLDAPVINLQICSCSSGEEIHFEEEKKSAVFVISSIFNPIYLFHVFLLLLHYDHLVLVDYLISKDTGIRFLQYLLRCLRVICTFWQTFMELSTFEGEKSQPRHKRRKIIVSDADKSILQPNFENAKVCLLNLKKTVEDLHRKDLFPYNPEPLIRRFVMLLYDISFL, encoded by the exons ATGGTCGGCGTCGTCCCTCGTCTCTGCGATCTCATACGCGTCTCTCTAAGTCCCTACCTG GAGCCAAAGCCCTTCTCACTGACCAAGGAGTCCGAGAAGGATCTCCTGATCTCTCTTTCTCGC GTTCGCAAGGCAATCCAGCGATGGAATGATGAATCCGAATTCGATGGAAATCCG GAAAAAGATGCTGATTGTCACTTCCATGTCACATGTTGTATATATGTCAATCAACAGACTGAAGTTGGAAGCAATTGCTTCATGGATATTGTTTCTACAATG GTTCCTTTCTTGGGTCTTGAAAGTGGATTTGTTAGGCATCTAGTGGGAAAACTTTTTGTAGACATGTCAAATCTTCTAGCTGTGTGT AGGACCAAATGGATCAGGTTCGTGCGCTTGCTATGGATCAGCCATGGGATAGCAATGTCAAGTATCATTTCAAGCTCACCTATGTCAACTAGATCTATTCATATCCCAAATGAAAGCTGGTTGCAGTCCTTTATGAAATCTGAATGGGTTAGAATGGAAAATTCAGCTTTTGATATTTCAACCTTTGTTGATCTTTTGCACTTAAAAGTCTTTGAAATTAACTTGTTTATGGTGGAAGGTCTCTTCCAAATCTTCCGCAACATTCTAAAATCTTCAAAAAATGATATAAATAATCTCAAAGGAGCATATACATATATTGCTTTATCATCACTCCTGAAGATGCCATGGAGTTGGTTGAATGAAATTCATACTAGACATATTAGTTCTGGAGAAGATGGATTGCTTGGTAGTAAAAACTTTCTGCCAAGGCCCACAAATATGATTTCAGGGATAATTCTTCAACTTCTCTGTTCCTTGTGTGAGCAAAAGGATCTTATAGATGCTGAGGGTGTTTCTGCTGGAGGCCATGTCATATATACTGAGTTTGCAGAGCTAGTGATTAAGCTTCTGCCAGGTTTCTTTGAGCACCTTAGATGCAAGACGAACCTCTCCAGATACTTGAAACACAAGTTACTG ATGTTGATGACTAGACTTAGGTCTCATGTGCAGGACAATGTTTCCCACCTTGTTTTGTGGCTAGAGTTGCTTAAACACAATTTTCAAGATCTCCTATACATGCCCATATCGGATTGTTCTGTTGGTCCTGCAACTGTTGTAAAAGAATCTCCATTTTTGGCTAATTTTGATGATGGGGACAAGTTGCAGAATTTATGTACCAAACACTTGTGGAGACAGATAACTTTTCTCTTTCTCCATTGTTGCTTCAGATTGGTCCACTTTGACAAGAAATCTGGCTACCAATTTCATTGTGAAGCACAATCTTCATGTGTCACTTCTCCATTGAAAGTCTGTGGCAAACTTGGCACCTCAATGGGcttaatgcaattttttgagTGGCTTCAAAGATTATTTCCACTGGAAAATATTGTGGACTATGAAAGTTTCAGGGAATCATGTTGCACTTTTGCTGCATTCTTCTTACAACTTTATTTGGAGGAG GATGACATGCTATTTGATATCTTGTTGCAACTTTTGGATGCCCCAGTCATTAACTTACAGAT ttGCAGCTGCAGTAGTGGAGAGGAAATACATtttgaggaggagaagaagagtgcTGTTTTTGTTATTTCCAGCATCTTTAACCCTATTTACCTTTTCCATGTGTTTCTTTTGCTG TTACATTATGATCATCTGGTGCTTGTTGACTATCTAATTTCAAAAGATACAGGAATTCGTTTTCTGCAGTATCTTTTAAG GTGTCTACGAGTGATTTGCACATTCTGGCAAACTTTTATGGAGTTGTCAACATTTGAGGGTGAAAAGAGTCAGCCTAGGCACAAGAGAAGAAAGataat TGTTAGTGATGCAGATAAGAGCATATTGCAACCAAATTTTGAAAATGCTAAAGTTTGTTTGCTTAACTTGAAGAAAACTGTGGAAGATCTTCATCGAAAGGATTTATTTCCTTACAATCCAGAGCCCCTTATTAGAAGGTTTGTGATGTTATTATATGATATATCTTTCCTATGA
- the LOC122055713 gene encoding uncharacterized protein LOC122055713 isoform X7, translating into MVGVVPRLCDLIRVSLSPYLEPKPFSLTKESEKDLLISLSRVRKAIQRWNDESEFDGNPEKDADCHFHVTCCIYVNQQTEVGSNCFMDIVSTMVPFLGLESGFVRHLVGKLFVDMSNLLAVCRTKWIRFVRLLWISHGIAMSSIISSSPMSTRSIHIPNESWLQSFMKSEWVRMENSAFDISTFVDLLHLKVFEINLFMVEGLFQIFRNILKSSKNDINNLKGAYTYIALSSLLKMPWSWLNEIHTRHISSGEDGLLGSKNFLPRPTNMISGIILQLLCSLCEQKDLIDAEGVSAGGHVIYTEFAELVIKLLPGFFEHLRCKTNLSRYLKHKLLMLMTRLRSHVQDNVSHLVLWLELLKHNFQDLLYMPISDCSVGPATVVKESPFLANFDDGDKLQNLCTKHLWRQITFLFLHCCFRLVHFDKKSGYQFHCEAQSSCVTSPLKVCGKLGTSMGLMQFFEWLQRLFPLENIVDYESFRESCCTFAAFFLQLYLEEDDMLFDILLQLLDAPVINLQICSCSSGEEIHFEEEKKSAVFVISSIFNPIYLFHVFLLLLHYDHLVLVDYLISKDTGIRFLQYLLRCLRVICTFWQTFMELSTFEGEKSQPRHKRRKIMYDKLESAPSSSTTKGLMPSELFSKTVEDLHRKDLFPYNPEPLIRRFVMLLYDISFL; encoded by the exons ATGGTCGGCGTCGTCCCTCGTCTCTGCGATCTCATACGCGTCTCTCTAAGTCCCTACCTG GAGCCAAAGCCCTTCTCACTGACCAAGGAGTCCGAGAAGGATCTCCTGATCTCTCTTTCTCGC GTTCGCAAGGCAATCCAGCGATGGAATGATGAATCCGAATTCGATGGAAATCCG GAAAAAGATGCTGATTGTCACTTCCATGTCACATGTTGTATATATGTCAATCAACAGACTGAAGTTGGAAGCAATTGCTTCATGGATATTGTTTCTACAATG GTTCCTTTCTTGGGTCTTGAAAGTGGATTTGTTAGGCATCTAGTGGGAAAACTTTTTGTAGACATGTCAAATCTTCTAGCTGTGTGT AGGACCAAATGGATCAGGTTCGTGCGCTTGCTATGGATCAGCCATGGGATAGCAATGTCAAGTATCATTTCAAGCTCACCTATGTCAACTAGATCTATTCATATCCCAAATGAAAGCTGGTTGCAGTCCTTTATGAAATCTGAATGGGTTAGAATGGAAAATTCAGCTTTTGATATTTCAACCTTTGTTGATCTTTTGCACTTAAAAGTCTTTGAAATTAACTTGTTTATGGTGGAAGGTCTCTTCCAAATCTTCCGCAACATTCTAAAATCTTCAAAAAATGATATAAATAATCTCAAAGGAGCATATACATATATTGCTTTATCATCACTCCTGAAGATGCCATGGAGTTGGTTGAATGAAATTCATACTAGACATATTAGTTCTGGAGAAGATGGATTGCTTGGTAGTAAAAACTTTCTGCCAAGGCCCACAAATATGATTTCAGGGATAATTCTTCAACTTCTCTGTTCCTTGTGTGAGCAAAAGGATCTTATAGATGCTGAGGGTGTTTCTGCTGGAGGCCATGTCATATATACTGAGTTTGCAGAGCTAGTGATTAAGCTTCTGCCAGGTTTCTTTGAGCACCTTAGATGCAAGACGAACCTCTCCAGATACTTGAAACACAAGTTACTG ATGTTGATGACTAGACTTAGGTCTCATGTGCAGGACAATGTTTCCCACCTTGTTTTGTGGCTAGAGTTGCTTAAACACAATTTTCAAGATCTCCTATACATGCCCATATCGGATTGTTCTGTTGGTCCTGCAACTGTTGTAAAAGAATCTCCATTTTTGGCTAATTTTGATGATGGGGACAAGTTGCAGAATTTATGTACCAAACACTTGTGGAGACAGATAACTTTTCTCTTTCTCCATTGTTGCTTCAGATTGGTCCACTTTGACAAGAAATCTGGCTACCAATTTCATTGTGAAGCACAATCTTCATGTGTCACTTCTCCATTGAAAGTCTGTGGCAAACTTGGCACCTCAATGGGcttaatgcaattttttgagTGGCTTCAAAGATTATTTCCACTGGAAAATATTGTGGACTATGAAAGTTTCAGGGAATCATGTTGCACTTTTGCTGCATTCTTCTTACAACTTTATTTGGAGGAG GATGACATGCTATTTGATATCTTGTTGCAACTTTTGGATGCCCCAGTCATTAACTTACAGAT ttGCAGCTGCAGTAGTGGAGAGGAAATACATtttgaggaggagaagaagagtgcTGTTTTTGTTATTTCCAGCATCTTTAACCCTATTTACCTTTTCCATGTGTTTCTTTTGCTG TTACATTATGATCATCTGGTGCTTGTTGACTATCTAATTTCAAAAGATACAGGAATTCGTTTTCTGCAGTATCTTTTAAG GTGTCTACGAGTGATTTGCACATTCTGGCAAACTTTTATGGAGTTGTCAACATTTGAGGGTGAAAAGAGTCAGCCTAGGCACAAGAGAAGAAAGataatgtatgataaattagAATCAGCACCTTCAAGTTCAACAACTAAAGGGCTAATGCCATCAGAGCTTTTCAGT AAAACTGTGGAAGATCTTCATCGAAAGGATTTATTTCCTTACAATCCAGAGCCCCTTATTAGAAGGTTTGTGATGTTATTATATGATATATCTTTCCTATGA
- the LOC122055713 gene encoding uncharacterized protein LOC122055713 isoform X1, with translation MVGVVPRLCDLIRVSLSPYLEPKPFSLTKESEKDLLISLSRVRKAIQRWNDESEFDGNPEKDADCHFHVTCCIYVNQQTEVGSNCFMDIVSTMVPFLGLESGFVRHLVGKLFVDMSNLLAVCRTKWIRFVRLLWISHGIAMSSIISSSPMSTRSIHIPNESWLQSFMKSEWVRMENSAFDISTFVDLLHLKVFEINLFMVEGLFQIFRNILKSSKNDINNLKGAYTYIALSSLLKMPWSWLNEIHTRHISSGEDGLLGSKNFLPRPTNMISGIILQLLCSLCEQKDLIDAEGVSAGGHVIYTEFAELVIKLLPGFFEHLRCKTNLSRYLKHKLLMLMTRLRSHVQDNVSHLVLWLELLKHNFQDLLYMPISDCSVGPATVVKESPFLANFDDGDKLQNLCTKHLWRQITFLFLHCCFRLVHFDKKSGYQFHCEAQSSCVTSPLKVCGKLGTSMGLMQFFEWLQRLFPLENIVDYESFRESCCTFAAFFLQLYLEEDDMLFDILLQLLDAPVINLQICSCSSGEEIHFEEEKKSAVFVISSIFNPIYLFHVFLLLLHYDHLVLVDYLISKDTGIRFLQYLLRCLRVICTFWQTFMELSTFEGEKSQPRHKRRKIMYDKLESAPSSSTTKGLMPSELFSVSDADKSILQPNFENAKVCLLNLKKTVEDLHRKDLFPYNPEPLIRRFVMLLYDISFL, from the exons ATGGTCGGCGTCGTCCCTCGTCTCTGCGATCTCATACGCGTCTCTCTAAGTCCCTACCTG GAGCCAAAGCCCTTCTCACTGACCAAGGAGTCCGAGAAGGATCTCCTGATCTCTCTTTCTCGC GTTCGCAAGGCAATCCAGCGATGGAATGATGAATCCGAATTCGATGGAAATCCG GAAAAAGATGCTGATTGTCACTTCCATGTCACATGTTGTATATATGTCAATCAACAGACTGAAGTTGGAAGCAATTGCTTCATGGATATTGTTTCTACAATG GTTCCTTTCTTGGGTCTTGAAAGTGGATTTGTTAGGCATCTAGTGGGAAAACTTTTTGTAGACATGTCAAATCTTCTAGCTGTGTGT AGGACCAAATGGATCAGGTTCGTGCGCTTGCTATGGATCAGCCATGGGATAGCAATGTCAAGTATCATTTCAAGCTCACCTATGTCAACTAGATCTATTCATATCCCAAATGAAAGCTGGTTGCAGTCCTTTATGAAATCTGAATGGGTTAGAATGGAAAATTCAGCTTTTGATATTTCAACCTTTGTTGATCTTTTGCACTTAAAAGTCTTTGAAATTAACTTGTTTATGGTGGAAGGTCTCTTCCAAATCTTCCGCAACATTCTAAAATCTTCAAAAAATGATATAAATAATCTCAAAGGAGCATATACATATATTGCTTTATCATCACTCCTGAAGATGCCATGGAGTTGGTTGAATGAAATTCATACTAGACATATTAGTTCTGGAGAAGATGGATTGCTTGGTAGTAAAAACTTTCTGCCAAGGCCCACAAATATGATTTCAGGGATAATTCTTCAACTTCTCTGTTCCTTGTGTGAGCAAAAGGATCTTATAGATGCTGAGGGTGTTTCTGCTGGAGGCCATGTCATATATACTGAGTTTGCAGAGCTAGTGATTAAGCTTCTGCCAGGTTTCTTTGAGCACCTTAGATGCAAGACGAACCTCTCCAGATACTTGAAACACAAGTTACTG ATGTTGATGACTAGACTTAGGTCTCATGTGCAGGACAATGTTTCCCACCTTGTTTTGTGGCTAGAGTTGCTTAAACACAATTTTCAAGATCTCCTATACATGCCCATATCGGATTGTTCTGTTGGTCCTGCAACTGTTGTAAAAGAATCTCCATTTTTGGCTAATTTTGATGATGGGGACAAGTTGCAGAATTTATGTACCAAACACTTGTGGAGACAGATAACTTTTCTCTTTCTCCATTGTTGCTTCAGATTGGTCCACTTTGACAAGAAATCTGGCTACCAATTTCATTGTGAAGCACAATCTTCATGTGTCACTTCTCCATTGAAAGTCTGTGGCAAACTTGGCACCTCAATGGGcttaatgcaattttttgagTGGCTTCAAAGATTATTTCCACTGGAAAATATTGTGGACTATGAAAGTTTCAGGGAATCATGTTGCACTTTTGCTGCATTCTTCTTACAACTTTATTTGGAGGAG GATGACATGCTATTTGATATCTTGTTGCAACTTTTGGATGCCCCAGTCATTAACTTACAGAT ttGCAGCTGCAGTAGTGGAGAGGAAATACATtttgaggaggagaagaagagtgcTGTTTTTGTTATTTCCAGCATCTTTAACCCTATTTACCTTTTCCATGTGTTTCTTTTGCTG TTACATTATGATCATCTGGTGCTTGTTGACTATCTAATTTCAAAAGATACAGGAATTCGTTTTCTGCAGTATCTTTTAAG GTGTCTACGAGTGATTTGCACATTCTGGCAAACTTTTATGGAGTTGTCAACATTTGAGGGTGAAAAGAGTCAGCCTAGGCACAAGAGAAGAAAGataatgtatgataaattagAATCAGCACCTTCAAGTTCAACAACTAAAGGGCTAATGCCATCAGAGCTTTTCAGTGTTAGTGATGCAGATAAGAGCATATTGCAACCAAATTTTGAAAATGCTAAAGTTTGTTTGCTTAACTTGAAGAAAACTGTGGAAGATCTTCATCGAAAGGATTTATTTCCTTACAATCCAGAGCCCCTTATTAGAAGGTTTGTGATGTTATTATATGATATATCTTTCCTATGA